One window of Parvularculales bacterium genomic DNA carries:
- a CDS encoding alpha/beta hydrolase: MTSAARIEQNLPGQGIFTNPKTGVKTSYRLKKNNTAGQTPGQTPGGLMPMVFLHGFNGNSRSWACQFDFFSNRTLLALDAPGYGQSDAIDGGMPQIADEAAALIRATIMPPAVIVGHSMGGMLAQVLAASHNGLACALVLSCTHTGYAKAPDTPLGDALLQRLEERRTMDDETYGSRRVRAMLPGVAENETFDFLADIAGEVRAGGIRCGGWAMHHLDTRPLLHRIKMPVCLITAANDTVVTPETGAALTGGLPGAEQFVIPEVGHAPYCEDPARFNAIISNFLAPLNEAECAS, translated from the coding sequence ACCAACCCCAAAACAGGGGTGAAGACCTCATATCGCCTCAAAAAGAACAATACCGCCGGCCAGACACCGGGCCAGACACCGGGCGGCCTCATGCCCATGGTGTTTCTGCACGGATTCAACGGCAACAGCCGCAGCTGGGCCTGCCAGTTCGATTTTTTCTCAAACCGCACCCTGCTCGCCCTCGATGCCCCCGGATACGGGCAGTCCGATGCCATCGACGGCGGCATGCCGCAAATCGCCGATGAGGCCGCAGCCCTGATCAGGGCGACAATCATGCCGCCGGCGGTGATTGTCGGCCATTCGATGGGCGGCATGCTGGCGCAGGTCCTCGCGGCCTCGCATAACGGGCTCGCCTGCGCCCTCGTGCTGTCCTGCACCCATACGGGATATGCCAAGGCCCCTGACACCCCCCTTGGCGATGCGCTCCTGCAACGCCTTGAAGAACGCCGCACAATGGATGATGAGACATACGGCAGCCGCCGGGTGCGCGCCATGCTGCCGGGGGTTGCCGAGAACGAAACCTTCGACTTTCTCGCCGATATCGCCGGCGAAGTGCGGGCCGGGGGAATCCGCTGCGGCGGCTGGGCCATGCATCATCTCGATACCCGCCCGCTCCTCCACCGCATTAAGATGCCGGTCTGCCTGATTACGGCGGCCAACGACACCGTCGTTACGCCCGAGACCGGCGCAGCACTCACCGGGGGGTTGCCGGGGGCGGAGCAATTTGTGATCCCAGAAGTCGGCCATGCGCCCTATTGCGAGGATCCGGCAAGGTTCAATGCCATCATATCGAATTTTCTGGCTCCACTGAACGAGGCGGAATGCGCCTCCTGA